A genomic segment from Zonotrichia albicollis isolate bZonAlb1 chromosome 21, bZonAlb1.hap1, whole genome shotgun sequence encodes:
- the NRARP gene encoding notch-regulated ankyrin repeat-containing protein: MSQSEVSPCAAPPPPPSQRVFQEAVRRGNTKELQSLLQNMTNCEFNVNSFGPEGQTALHQSVIDGNLELVKLLVKFGADIRLANRDGWSALHIAAFGGHQDIVLYLITKAKYSAGAR; encoded by the coding sequence ATGAGCCAGAGCGAGGTGTCGCCGtgcgcggcgccgccgccgccccccagCCAGCGGGTGTTCCAGGAGGCGGTGCGGCGCGGCAACACCAAGGAGCTGCAGTCGCTGCTGCAGAACATGACGAACTGCGAGTTCAACGTCAACTCCTTCGGGCCCGAGGGCCAGACGGCGCTGCACCAGTCCGTCATCGACGGTAACCTCGAGCTCGTCAAGCTCCTGGTCAAGTTCGGCGCCGACATCCGCCTGGCCAACCGCGACGGCTGGAGCGCCCTGCACATCGCCGCCTTCGGGGGCCACCAGGACATCGTCCTCTACCTGATCACCAAGGCCAAATACTCCGCCGGCGCACGGTGA